DNA sequence from the Hippopotamus amphibius kiboko isolate mHipAmp2 chromosome 1, mHipAmp2.hap2, whole genome shotgun sequence genome:
aggagaagaaagtttCCTGCATGTTTATTCCTGATGGGCAGGTGTCTGTCTCTGCCCGAATAGACAGAAAAGGATTCTGTGAAGGTAAAGATCTAGTGCTTAAAATGGGAGACCATTAAAACAGGAACTGTGGGTTTGGGGGTGAAGGCAGGAGACAGGGACAGATGAAAAGTCATCAATTGTGCTGAGCATGTTTTCATCTTTCTCATTGCTAGGTGATGAGATTAACATCCATGCTGACTTTGAGAATACCAGTTCCCGCATTGTGGTCCCCAAAGCTGCCATTGTAGCCCGCCACACTTACCTTGCCAATGGCCAAACCAAGGTGCTGACGCAGAAGTTGTCATCGGTCAGAGGCAATCATATTATCTCAGGAACCTGTGCATCATGGCGTGGCAAGAGCCTTCGAGTGCAGAAGATCAGGCCTTCTATCTTGGGCTGCAATATCCTTCGAGTTGAATACTCCTTACTGGTGAGTGGGTGGGGTTAGGGAGAGAAATTGTTCATCTGTCAAAACAATAGTGGTGTTTTCTCCATATCTCTAGCCTAACAAactgccattttcttttctagaTCTATGTTAGCGTCCCTGGCTCCAAGAAAGTCATTCTTGATCTGCCCCTGGTAATTGGCAGCAGGTCAGGGCTCAGTAGCCGGACTTCCAGCATGGCCAGCCGAACCAGCTCTGAGATGAGTTGGGTGGATCTAAACATCCCTGATACCCCAGAAGGTGAGCCAGACCTAAtgtcttttcttcccctctggCCTGCTTAGGTTTGTAAAATTGTGACAGTCAGGCATTTCTTGGCCACGCTTCTTATCCCCATACTTCCTCTCTTTAGCTCCTCCTTGCTATATGGATATCATTCCTGAAGATCACCGATTGGAGAGCCCCACTACTCCTCTGCTAGATGACACAGATGGTTCTCAAGACAGCCCTATTTTTATGTATGCTCCTGAGTTCCAGTTCATGCCACCACCTACTTATACTGAGGTGAGAATTGTCATTTTACCACTACATTTGTTCAAAGCCTTTGATAGGAAGTTGACATTGGAGACATAGCTAACCTGGGTTGTTCCCCCCTTTTAGTTCTTACCCAAActaaaatgttcatttctttctccctcccaggTGGATCCCTGCATCCTCAACAACAATGTGCAGTGAGCATCTGGAAGAAAAGAAGCAGCTGTACCTACTtgtttcttttcacctctcttcCTGGGCTCG
Encoded proteins:
- the TXNIP gene encoding thioredoxin-interacting protein isoform X2 — encoded protein: MVMFKKIKSFEVVFNDPEKVYGSGEKVAGRVTVEVCEVTRVKAVRILACGVAKVLWIQGSQQCKQTLDYLRYEDTLLLDDQPTGENEMVIMRPGNKYEYKFGFELPQGPLGTSFKGKYGCVDYWVKAFIDRPSQPTQETKKHFEVMDLVDVNTPDLMAPVSAKKEKKVSCMFIPDGQVSVSARIDRKGFCEGDEINIHADFENTSSRIVVPKAAIVARHTYLANGQTKVLTQKLSSVRGNHIISGTCASWRGKSLRVQKIRPSILGCNILRVEYSLLIYVSVPGSKKVILDLPLVIGSRSGLSSRTSSMASRTSSEMSWVDLNIPDTPEAPPCYMDIIPEDHRLESPTTPLLDDTDGSQDSPIFMYAPEFQFMPPPTYTEVDPCILNNNVQ
- the TXNIP gene encoding thioredoxin-interacting protein isoform X1, with product MVMFKKIKSFEVVFNDPEKVYGSGEKVAGRVTVEVCEVTRVKAVRILACGVAKVLWIQGSQQCKQTLDYLRYEDTLLLDDQPTGENEMVIMRPGNKYEYKFGFELPQGPLGTSFKGKYGCVDYWVKAFIDRPSQPTQETKKHFEVMDLVDVNTPDLMAPVSAKKEKKVSCMFIPDGQVSVSARIDRKGFCEGDEINIHADFENTSSRIVVPKAAIVARHTYLANGQTKVLTQKLSSVRGNHIISGTCASWRGKSLRVQKIRPSILGCNILRVEYSLLIYVSVPGSKKVILDLPLVIGSRSGLSSRTSSMASRTSSEMSWVDLNIPDTPEAPPCYMDIIPEDHRLESPTTPLLDDTDGSQDSPIFMYAPEFQFMPPPTYTEVRIVILPLHLFKAFDRKLTLET